ataaaagaaaaaaaaattaaaaaaatagtggtGTGTGGAGGTTGTGTGAATAGTAggaggttgtgtagattttttctttaaaatatcccATGGGTGTGCCGTTCACCAAGATAGAGAAACAAGTAGTTGAGATACAATGATTGATCCATGAACACCATTTCGAACCTAAGCCACATTGCTCAAGCATGTACAGCAAAAAGCTCCAATTGACACGGtcataagccttttccatgtctagtttGCACAAAAGTCTTAGTTCTGCCGACTTAATTCTactatccaaacattcattgaCAATAAGCGCCGAGTCAAGAATTTGCCTACCTTTAACGAAGGCATGTTGAGGCTTGGATATTAACTTCTCCACCACCAAGCTCAATCTATTAGCCAAAACCTTCGACACAATCTTGTACATCCCACTCAACAGGCTAACAGGTTGACGATAATCTTTTACCTCTACCGCATTGGGTTTTTCGGGAATGAGAACATGGAGCTTTGTCACCCACCATCCTTCTTACCACTTTCTGAATCTCCATCTATTCGAAGGGTTGCTCAAGCCATTCTACTTCTTGCAACTCGAGAACATCAAAGTTAAGTCCTAATTTTGGTCtccaagaaaattcttttgaaaTTAAATGCTCATAATACTTTACAATGTGGTCCgtaattgttggttgatttgaaGTTGCCACCCCATCCACTAACAATGTCTTAGTGGCATTGTTCCTCCCTATACGAATTTGCCTCCTGGTGAAAAAACTTGGTACACTTGTCCCTTTAACCATAAGGCTCTcgatttttgtctccaagatGTTTCCTCCAATAAAGAAACCCTTTCAAGTTTTGCAGACACTTGGACTTTACGAGTTCTCTCCTCTTCAAATAGTTCCTTAACCTCCTCCACGCCCTCCAATCCCTTGTTTTCTTCAACCAAAGTATGCTTTTGGCCTTCCACATTGCCAAATGCCTGCTCATTCCAAATCCTTCAAATCTGCTCATTTCATAGGGTTGTGAcaatctcacaatgaagtaataaatgatcaacagactccccactctttttgcacatgcaacaccaatccatGATAATGAATCGGCGTTTCCTTAAATTATCAAGTGTGAGTATCTTCCCCAAAGAAGCTATCCATACAAAAGAGTGCCTTTAATGGTGCCTTTgtcttccaaatactcttccaggGAAAcggatttattttatgtgtttgCATGACTTGATAGGAGCAAACAGTGAACTTCCCTTTCTTGGAGTGACGCTAGAAAATCTAGTCACTACATACGCCGCCATCTGTCCAAGAGAGAAGCAAGCTACCTTTCTTGTTGAAAATCTCGAATATGTGCCATTGGTATGGCATCAATTTCCCCTCTCATGCAAGTTGAGTATATGAGATTATAAAACTCCGATATCGTGTCgacttcccaatcttgtgcattTCCAATGAAAACGACATTCCCTTGAGAAGCACCATTTGATGTAATCAGCAGGTCCGCAATTGaggcttctttcattcttgctaTGCCATAGATTTTTGGATAAGCTTCCTTGAGTGTCCTATCACCACTCCATATGccatgccaaaatttgattcagTCAGTCACCCACCTCAAAGCAGGTGTTTCTAGATTATATATCCCATCCTTTTCTTAGTGCTTCCAAAGCCCAACCCCATATGACCCACTTACCTCATTtgaacaccaacctccccatgCTTCACCGTACTTCGATTCTATGATATTTCTCCACAAGGTCCCCCGTTCTTGatgatatctccacaaccattttcccAACAAGGCCTTGTTAAAAACCTACAAATTCCTTGTACCAAGGCCTCCTTCTGGGATAGGGGGATCATACTGTGGCCCATTTTACCAAGTGAAACTTAAACCCATCATTCATTCTCCCCCAATAAGAAATCTTGCAGAATTTTCTCCATGCGTTGAGCCACCTTGGTAGGAAGCGGGGAATAATGATAGAAAATAAGTCGGCAAGTTGGATAGGTACATCATTTTCCAACTAGCCAGTTTTCACTCCATTTTCTCTAGCACATCATCCCAAATTGATTTCAATTTGAATGGGGCACCAAGGGGgaggccaagatatttcatCGGCAAATGAGATAGCTTGCATCCCAAGATGGAAGCCATGTTCACCACATTAGAGATATCTCCCGCTGAAACCACTTCTGATTTGGTCCAGTTCACCTTCAATCCTAAAGCAGcttcaaagcaaagaaaaatagCCCTCAAGGCTTGAACATAATCCTGTCTAGCCCCACAatttaagttttcatgaatttaTTGTATCACTGAACTAGCACACTCAGACGATGCTCTTGCATATCAGTATATGTCCCATATCCTTTGGCTTACGCCTATTCTTATGATTAATAAAACTTTGTTtaccaataaatttaaaaaaaaaaaaatgtcagttTGGATCGAATTTGAGGTAAATCCAAAACTAAACCAACCCATTTGGCTAAACAAAATTCCAAACCCAATTGCCAAACTAATCATGGTAAAAATGAACTAGAACAAATAGGAACTTCGTTCCATTTCTCTAAAAGGTTAGAGCTATGTCAAAACCTTGGTCTCCCCCCGCTCAGTCCCCACTTTTTCCAATAGCATATCATCAAATCAAACAGTGAATAAACCCTACAAGTCAGAGGAAAAAATAACACAATCGTAAAGACTTGTAAGTAAAACTTATCTGGGATGTGCTACAAAAAGGATGAACTTATGTAGGTACCCTATGTCTCATTAAAAGTTAGAAAAGTAGAAGTACAGAATATCTATTTGTGCAAGactgtttttccttttataccCAACTCttgatgtgttttttttttttttggtataacTAACTCTTGATGCGTTATGTGCAGCTGTGTCCATATCATCTCTAAATTTGATCTCAttaatcaattaattttttaatttcccaGCAGAAGAGGAAAACACCAGAATGTGGATGCTAAATTTCAGTTTATAACAGATGTAAACAATTTTTCAGTGTGTGAGATACAAATCAAGGAGCAGTACAGGACAAGCAATATCCAGTCCACCATTTTGAACTACATTATCATGCAATCAAAGGACACTATGGAGAAAAAGGGAGGCCCAGTAGAAAAGAGAGTAAAGAGAATCAGTTACATGACATAGGGAGCCATTCAGAGTGAATAAATACTATTAAAAGTTGGGTAGCAATCAGAGTTAAGATGACCTCATAATTATGGATGCTCTTGGACTTAGAAATTCTCACTGCCATTAGATTTTTGGGCTttgatcaaaagatgtaaatataaatgaatcactTGAAAAGATACCTCTATAGGAGCCAATTTATGCTTCTGAAATTTACTTTTCTTGTATGCTATCACCATGCAACCCCATCGGTATGGTGCAGCCCATATTTTACCCTCAGAATCTATTTCCCCGGCAGAGTTCCTGCGTAGATATACCTGAGACTCTTTTAAAGAAAGTACAATGGCCAGAAAGAACTGAACAGTAGCAATAACTATAAAGACAGATACTTACAGTGCAAGTCAAATCCAAAATACCTCCAAATAACAAGAGCATACAAGTGAAAGGAATAATTAGCACATCTAGATTGAAATATACACAtctaatttatcaaattttactGCTGATTTTACACTGAGTATAAGTGTTGCACCGTATTCTACAACAATGTCTtgcaaaatgaaatgtttttggtACATACATAATGCAATATATGTGGCATGCATAAAATGGGTCTGTAGCATATTAGCATGTGAGAATATGTTAGGTATTGTACCTATTGATTTTTCAAGTTCAATGAATCAATTATCAAGATCTCAAGCAAATTAATAAATGTCTTAAGAAAGTCATTCATTTGAGAAtcattatatatagcatatcaGTGTGGTGGAATATATATTAGGCATCGTACCTATTATTTTTTCCTTGACTATGCCAGTGCCATAACTCACTAAGATGAGAGATACAAATGACTGGTAGAGAGATGAAGATAGAGAAGAGatgaagatacaaatgactggaGGCTCTCTAACCCTCCAGCCTTTTTTTCCAGAGAAACTATTAGGTTTAGTGGTTTGACCAATATTTCAGTCACGGGACCCAACCAGAATCTGCAAAAGGGGTAACTCCGGCGTAAGAATGGTCTGTTAAGTTGTTATTGTGTGGTGTCTTTGATCTTCAAGTTTTCATTGGAGGCATGGGCATCATTGGGAGAAGTAGAGGGGTGGTGAGGTCCAAGTCAACAGGCAGAGTTAATGTCGGATGGCTGAAGGCAGCAGTGGAAGTGGTGCTACAGGCAGAGAGAGCCGGGGTGTTCATGAAATCCTCCTGTGTAAAAGACAGAGCATATATTTACCGGAGGTGCTTGATGCTCACAGCTGTTATCAGCAATTGTGGATTATGGGGGATGGTTCAAAGAGGTTTCATCACCATTCTGAGAGGTTTTGAGGGAAAGGGATGAGAAGAAATTTGCAGTCCAGTTTCGCAAGGCTGAGCCATTTCTCTCATTTTACAGTTATGGACCAAACAGGTTAATTCCTGTCTTCCTCAAGAGGTAGCTCAGTGACTGGAAGGCATCATTTGGATGCCATTTGGATGCATGACGAATTTACGGACCAAGAAAGGCTGTCTTAAGACAAATGCAGTAGCTATATCCTTGTTCACATCAGGGAGAGAAACAGAGGTTTCCTTCTAGTGAGTAgtaaaaattacttaaaatggGAAAGGATGCAAGCCTAGGACATGGGTGAAAGATTCCTTTTCCTGTTACATTTACCgtaatggaaagaaaaaaccaTCTGCACATCTCAAACCACACTACATATAAGAGAattttgcttttactttttgccAGATAAATATAACTCAAATACCCATACTCTTTGGACACATCTCCTTCcttgtttttctctctctcttttttttagaaaaagcgggggggggggggggggggggcgcgcGGAAGCCATTTACTTCCAGTCAAAATTTCCCAACTACTTTGAACAATTTATCATATCCCATTTTCATCAATACACCTTTTAACTAACATTTTCAAGCTAATGAACAATTTCAGTAGGAGTGCTGTAAAAATCTTAAGATCTGAGTTTAGATCATCaccaatattttcttttagatcAGTAAACAAAATTGAATTGATAATAAGGATAGGCAGTAACTCGAGTACAAAGGACATATTATAACGCCCCAAtgaaaggcccaaaccacatggcttaTACACCAAAAGGActggtcaatgatacaattagagccccattagaaccttataaagagcaagaacttctcattcccaagcaatgtgagatctcatacaccacctaccctcaatcttatcatatgggggtatcacaatctacccccTTTAAATTTCCGACATCCTCGTCAGGCCTGTTTGTTgtaggtggcacggctcaagtcccacatttctggttgggataggctctgataccatttataaggctccaatggaaggcccaatccacatagcctatactccaaaatgactagtcaatgatacaattgaagccccattggaaccttataaagagtaagaacttctctttcccaagcaatgtgagatcccatacaccacctaccctcaatcttatcatatggggggtATCacacatatacaagagcatcacCTATGCTTGATGATTTAGTGATACAAGAGATTCATGTTAGTTCATAcctaaaatctataacaaaAGTCCAATAGAACAAAGGGTAGATCGCTAACGATAAGGGTGCTCCTAAAATCACTAACCGTGTAGAATAAGTTTGAGGCAGAAAAACGTTGGGGAGACAAGGAAGAGAGATTAATTTATTCTTACCTTCCATTTGTCACTTAAGCCTTTAAACCATTCCTGGTCTTCCACCCCTTGTATGGGCTCAATTATACCCTTATTAATGGCAAAATTGAGCCAGGAGTCACCCACACTCACAACATCAGCTGCCAACGTAGAGGATGGCGAGATACCTTGCCGAGAGGTCATACATAGATCAGAAAATATGCCCTCAAGATTTGCATTGTACTTTAAGCGAAGCTTTAATCTCTTTCCTTGTGATTGAATGAAGTCCTACGTCAGTATCAATACATAAATTTTAACAAATTGTTCAATATTCAGCGACAAAAACTCACTCACCACCagtgaaaaatataaacaaGAGAACTATAAAGAAAGACCTTAGCCCAGGAAGGAGGTAGAGAGCCACGTAGAGCAACAATTGTGAGAGGGACAGTGAGAGCATAAGTTTTAGACTTCCAAGCTTCGAATGCCGTTCTCAGTTCAGACTGATCTGTATACATACTATTATGTACTTTATAGTATACGAAAAGAAAGAGACTCTAGTTAAGAAAGATAATAATGAAACGGGTGTGGATGGTAACCTTGAATTTCCTCTTGCAGCGCACTTGCGGCGAGAGCAGGCAGGGGGAGCTGGGGGCGTCGAGCCCAACCAAAGCCAAAGAAACCAAGGAAGACCATTACGGCGGAGACGGAGAATCGAAGCAACAATTTGGGATTGGGAGCCTCAGTCTCTTCTGCTTCCCCAAATGATACAAAAGTCGTACAGAGATTGCGGGTACGACGACTGAGAGATAGAGTGAGAGCGGTGGAAATGTTGTTGTGGGGTTTTGTGGGGTTAGGGTTTGGGAAGGGGTTACGGGAACGTTGAGACCAAAAGGGCAGTGAGTTCAGGGAGAGGTGGGTGAATGAATGCGTGTGTGAGGGCAGCAAGACCGCCATTGAGAAGTCGGAGACGCAGAAGAACGGCAGTcagagaaatatatatttcaaattttaattatatatggaaaatgattagtcattattattttataatttttgcacatttttatcataaatattattattttttcaatttaaaccaATAGTTAGACCTATTTTAAataagttcataaaataatattattattatgactGAAAAGTTGCATGCAAAtagcaaaataattatttttatctaagtTTTATCAGGAATGGTAACTAAAAGTCTCAAATAGGTaaggttttttttattaaaaaaaaaatggttttcactaaaatagaaaatattttcttttacacattttatgGGGGAATCTATTCTTTACAAagagaatattttaaatttatctatttgaaattcatacaaattattttttaaattttattattgattctttattaaaaaaatattatctatcattcttttaaaattggaaaatactttaactacaaaaaaattatacaaaaataaacctATAAACTGATTTGACTTAATGtggtacgttagattgtaaaattacttttattataaagtagatctaacgaatTCTATGAAACCAAatcagtttatgagtttattttgtgttatctctttgtatttataacagttctctttaaaatttattgtcTTATCATCATTGTATTAAATGATGTGAAGATGATGGTTAAAACGAATCCGAAGCACTTCTCTACTTGGCTACTGggttattctatatatatatatatatatacatatactagAGAATGGCCCCAAGATACACCTGACATAatgatttgaataaaaaaaaaaactaaaaaagttattagtttatttgtctggaaaaagaaaatataaggttaaagaaatgcaaaaaatcaaaataaaaatatatatgaaatgctATTTATTaccccacaccacacactttacatattttaatattatttttattttatttttgttaaactaattgagttattttacttatcatccatacacaACACATttgttataagaaaaataaaaaaaaaattaaaataggtgTGGTGTGTAGTGTATGGAGacgataagtaaaattattctaaAAGAAGATCTAAACTTCGACAAAGTTTGAGCATTAGTCTACATctatattggattatctatttactctttatataataataaaatattattattttaataatttttttaattttaatttttatcacattttataattctactaattaaaatattaataataattatattctaatcaaattaataatattaaatattaatattaataagaattatattctaattaaattaataattaatattatatattgaatgttttaagtattttattagttaattttACTTAATGTTGAATTTTACAATTAGAATGCTCTAAAACGTTTTTGTTCTAAAAagtaaagtcattttaatttttttacttaaaaaaattgaaaaaaaaaaagaaaaaatatataaaaaatatatgtcaaTTCATGTGCACTGCAGGGTTATTAAGGGCCTTTTGGTAAAATATGATCATGTATTAAATTCTACAAGAGAGCTACACGTTAAATGATCAAGAGTCTTAAGGACCTTTTAGTAAAATATGATCctttattaaattttacaagAGAGCTACACGTTAAATGGTCAAAAGTCTTAAGGGTCTTTTGATAAAATAGGACTTATTAGACTtaatggaaaaataataaaaattactattcacagttagatagccacttattataatagaatatacatatatatatatatatgtaatcaaaaaattttattcatagaaataggcaaaatccaaatacacaaaaaatatacaagaaaataaCCTAATTAGAGTTTATAATAGAGAGTAGAAGGACCATGAACTTTTAGCCCATTACAAACAATAGCCCGCCTCCGCCCATAAGAACAAAGttctgaaagaaaaaaaactttaagCTCATCAATTGTTGCCTCATGGTTTTTGAAGCTTCCATCATTCCTCTTGCACCAAATGCATTAGCACATACATGTTGGAACCATTATTTAGATCGTTGCCACTTGCGAGTAGTTGCCTCAAAGGCCTCATTAGCTTGGAAGGAAGTCCACCGGTCTAAAAGGCATAACCCATAACAATTCaattcttggaaaaaaaaaatatcacacGTGATATTGGCCACCTTGcaatataaaaacaaagaatATATTGAGTCActattctttttgcacatataatACCAGTTCAACACAATTACTCAACATTTCCTTAAATGATCTATGGTGAGGATTTTGTCCAAAGATGTTCATATGAAAAAACTGATTTTGAGATTGCTTTCGTCCGCCATATACTCTTTCATGCGAGCATGACCATTCCATGGCATGTTAGAACTTGGTAATACGATCTAATTGTGAATTTACCTTTCTTGAAGGGGCTTCAGCTCATCTTATCTATGGTACCACTGTCATGCTTATAGAATACTGGGTTATTCATTTGTAGGCGATTAAACTTGTGGTTAAATTTCCATGTTCTCGTGAGTTGTGACAACTTAGCAAGTaaccaaaaattaaagaatattacTGCTTGTTTGGATATTTAGAATACATctaaatatacataaatagttatgaaataatttgtaaacaGTAAcacaataatttgaattaagatgttttctTGACTTTTAGGAAATAggtgaaaaaaagttaaataaaaatactataaacatataattttgtaatgttatttttgttttaaaatttgaaaaaattgtattgtttttgtattttgtttggaggtttggaaaaattgtaataattagataaaatattgactatttgaaattaaaaaatattttatatttgaatgatatttgtaaaagaaatatatgaaaatacatgAGAATACTTCAAAATAATACTTTACCCAAACTAGACCTTGTTTGCAATCAAGAGGAGCTGGAGCCTCCCTCAACCCACATCCCTGGTCCTGCGATTCAACAACGTAATAAAAAGACCATAAACATTTAGAATATCTGGAAGCCAATGGCCTGTGTGCCCTTATCCACCCTTACAACCATGATACATCATTGTAGGTAACATCTTAGTACTTCTTTGAGTCTACTTTGaacaattataatattgtgAAGTTCACATGTTATGTCTATCCATTCTTGAAGAAATCCCTGTCTAATCGTTGGGCGATTACCGACAATGCTTTCATTTAGACCATTCAACTGAGATCaactctaattttaaattgagtctaaAATCCAATCAccaaactctcaaattactaaactctatctcaatttaaaatctctttacacGTGAGACTCATAACCTTATTAaactcaacacctctttacaTGCAGgatccataatatttttcaacttcccataaatatatttaaactcattaatatctaaacacataTAAATTCGTCTTAGGTGAGCTTCACAAAACTCACtctatcatctcaactcactactatttacaaaaatattcaactaatctcaattcaactcaacatctaaatgtGGCCTTAATTGACACTAcatttatttttgagttatgTTATATACAACGCTTACATTGTACGATATAACTGTGACATAGTT
This Carya illinoinensis cultivar Pawnee chromosome 11, C.illinoinensisPawnee_v1, whole genome shotgun sequence DNA region includes the following protein-coding sequences:
- the LOC122281145 gene encoding uncharacterized protein LOC122281145, whose translation is MAVLLPSHTHSFTHLSLNSLPFWSQRSRNPFPNPNPTKPHNNISTALTLSLSRRTRNLCTTFVSFGEAEETEAPNPKLLLRFSVSAVMVFLGFFGFGWARRPQLPLPALAASALQEEIQDQSELRTAFEAWKSKTYALTVPLTIVALRGSLPPSWAKDFIQSQGKRLKLRLKYNANLEGIFSDLCMTSRQGISPSSTLAADVVSVGDSWLNFAINKGIIEPIQGVEDQEWFKGLSDKWKVYLRRNSAGEIDSEGKIWAAPYRWGCMVIAYKKSKFQKHKLAPIEDWADLWRPELEGRISMVDSPREVVGAVLKYMGASYNTNNLDLQVAGGRLAVQKNLQLLERQVRLFDSVNYLKAFGVGDVWVAVGWSTDVIPLAKRSSNVAVIVPKSGASLWADLWAIPAASGIDSKRIGGRVRGASPLIHQWIEFCLQAARTLPFKQEVIPGASPAALESTQIEMPTELTKGKPRLDTNLIAGVPPTEILARCEFLEPLSDSTLSDYRCLISSMQKPGHGFIHRMHDRISMMIQNFWLKRNMH